Proteins encoded within one genomic window of Prochlorococcus marinus str. MIT 9515:
- a CDS encoding phytoene desaturase family protein — translation MNKYDVVIVGSGIGGLCCGSILALAGKRVLICEAHSQPGGVAHSFNLKGYKFESGPSLWSGLGRWPTTNPLGQILRLIDEKVELIKYQGWLVNVPEGNFNLEVGEEPFKSRIKLLRGNRSVEEWDSLMSAIKPLSKLVSEIPLLSSSPETINILGFIKLASKFLPNLNLLPKLNGGFGDIVDNHLKDPFLRNWVDLLSFLISGMPMHDTNSAAMATLFDEWFKPTSYLEYPKGGSESIVKALINAFKKNGGELIVSSKVEAINFRKNIALGVTLENGSKFTSDFVVLNTDIWTSRKLIPQELQKKWKPKAKNINKCGSFLHLHLGFDASGLQNLPIHSIHVDDWGRGITAERNVVVFSIPSVLDKSMAPKGKHVLHGYTPANEPWEIWENLNSNDLTYKKLKEERCSIFLKSLRKIIPDIDNRIEIKLLGTPLTHKKFTNTYCGSYGPALSAAQGLFPGCKTPIKNLLTCGASTFPGIGIPAVSASGAYAAEKIIGKKEYKNLLKMIDL, via the coding sequence ATGAATAAATATGACGTAGTTATTGTAGGTAGTGGTATAGGGGGTTTATGTTGTGGATCTATATTAGCCTTAGCTGGGAAGAGAGTTTTAATTTGTGAGGCACATTCACAACCCGGTGGCGTTGCTCATAGCTTCAATTTAAAAGGTTATAAATTTGAATCAGGCCCTTCATTATGGAGTGGTTTAGGTAGGTGGCCTACTACAAATCCTTTAGGACAAATACTTAGATTAATTGATGAAAAAGTTGAACTTATTAAATATCAAGGATGGCTAGTAAACGTTCCTGAGGGCAACTTTAACCTAGAAGTAGGCGAAGAGCCATTTAAATCAAGAATAAAGCTATTGAGAGGTAATAGATCAGTTGAAGAGTGGGATTCATTGATGTCAGCAATAAAACCCCTTAGTAAATTAGTTAGTGAGATTCCTCTCCTATCTAGTTCACCTGAAACAATTAATATTTTAGGATTCATAAAGTTAGCATCCAAATTCTTACCAAACCTAAATTTATTACCAAAACTTAATGGAGGCTTTGGGGATATTGTCGACAATCATCTTAAAGATCCTTTCCTTAGAAATTGGGTAGATCTGCTTAGTTTTTTAATAAGTGGGATGCCAATGCATGATACAAATTCTGCTGCAATGGCAACCCTATTTGATGAATGGTTTAAACCTACATCTTATTTAGAATATCCAAAGGGAGGAAGTGAAAGCATCGTAAAGGCTCTGATTAATGCTTTCAAAAAAAATGGTGGTGAACTAATTGTTTCATCTAAAGTAGAAGCTATAAACTTTAGGAAAAATATTGCCTTAGGTGTAACGTTAGAAAATGGTTCCAAATTCACTTCAGACTTTGTCGTACTGAATACCGATATCTGGACTTCTCGCAAATTAATTCCACAAGAACTCCAAAAAAAATGGAAGCCAAAGGCTAAAAATATAAATAAATGTGGTTCCTTTCTTCACCTTCATCTAGGTTTTGATGCCTCAGGTTTACAAAATTTACCTATTCATTCAATACATGTTGATGATTGGGGGAGAGGGATTACTGCAGAAAGAAATGTAGTAGTCTTTTCAATTCCTTCTGTACTAGATAAGAGTATGGCTCCAAAAGGGAAACATGTTCTTCATGGATACACTCCAGCCAATGAACCATGGGAAATATGGGAGAATTTAAACTCAAATGATTTAACTTACAAAAAGCTTAAAGAAGAAAGATGCTCAATATTCCTCAAATCTTTGAGAAAAATAATTCCTGATATAGATAACAGAATTGAGATCAAGTTGCTTGGAACCCCTCTAACACATAAAAAATTTACAAATACTTACTGCGGTAGCTACGGTCCAGCCTTATCGGCAGCTCAAGGGTTGTTTCCCGGATGTAAAACTCCTATTAAAAATTTGCTTACTTGTGGCGCCAGTACCTTTCCAGGAATAGGCATACCGGCAGTTTCAGCAAGTGGAGCATATGCTGCTGAAAAAATTATTGGAAAGAAAGAATATAAAAATCTTCTTAAAATGATAGATCTTTAA
- a CDS encoding Nif11-like leader peptide family natural product precursor, whose amino-acid sequence MSFSEIRKFLKQMQSEDNLKKDVTSSATADDVALIAQKLGYNFSGDDLLRFNGQTVDKVTVRKVDHPGEYH is encoded by the coding sequence ATGAGTTTCTCTGAAATAAGAAAATTTTTAAAACAAATGCAATCAGAAGATAATTTAAAAAAAGATGTAACTTCTTCTGCAACTGCCGATGATGTAGCACTTATTGCGCAAAAACTTGGTTATAACTTTTCCGGAGATGATCTCTTAAGATTCAATGGCCAAACAGTAGATAAAGTTACTGTCAGAAAAGTTGATCATCCAGGGGAATATCACTAA
- a CDS encoding TatA/E family twin arginine-targeting protein translocase, producing MNIFGVGLPEVTVILILALLIFGPKKLPELGKQLGKTLKSLKKASNEFQQEIDQVINESGKEDLPKSPRENFTNNLDQLTKESEQTDLSKSDNDK from the coding sequence ATGAACATCTTTGGAGTAGGTTTACCAGAAGTAACAGTCATTTTAATTTTAGCTCTATTAATTTTTGGTCCTAAAAAATTACCAGAATTAGGAAAGCAATTGGGCAAAACTTTGAAAAGCCTAAAGAAAGCATCTAACGAATTTCAACAAGAGATCGATCAAGTAATTAACGAGTCAGGAAAAGAAGATTTACCAAAATCTCCACGGGAAAATTTTACAAATAATCTCGATCAACTAACTAAAGAATCAGAACAAACCGATTTATCAAAATCAGATAATGATAAATGA
- a CDS encoding peroxiredoxin — translation MKIGDKVPLFSLLDQNGTRRTNEGLKSPLVLFFYPKDDTPGCTIEVCGFRDKYDLFKVLGAQVWGVSNGTSSSHLAFANKNKLQYPLLCDIDDSLRKTFKVPKVLGLLDGRVTYVIDRNGFVKHIFRDLLNGPEHIKEAIRVLKEIQNQ, via the coding sequence TTGAAGATTGGAGATAAAGTTCCACTTTTTTCTTTATTAGATCAGAATGGAACTAGAAGAACAAATGAAGGGTTAAAAAGTCCACTAGTTTTATTTTTCTACCCAAAGGATGACACCCCAGGATGCACTATAGAAGTTTGCGGATTTAGAGATAAGTATGACCTTTTTAAAGTACTTGGCGCTCAAGTTTGGGGTGTAAGTAACGGCACTTCATCAAGCCACTTAGCATTTGCTAATAAAAATAAATTACAATATCCTTTGTTGTGTGATATTGATGATTCATTAAGAAAAACATTTAAAGTGCCAAAAGTACTTGGTTTATTAGATGGGCGCGTTACTTATGTTATTGATAGAAACGGATTTGTTAAGCATATCTTTAGAGATTTGTTGAATGGCCCTGAACATATAAAAGAGGCTATAAGAGTCTTAAAAGAAATTCAAAATCAGTAA
- a CDS encoding DUF4090 family protein, producing the protein MKKKGMQAVDDAIKKGIDLDGTPIPSKMLELYSRIMNAENQRERSGVKKSMRNRCVKTGSKHFDKETLNQLLIDSGWEGLKEKEILFFYN; encoded by the coding sequence ATGAAAAAAAAAGGGATGCAAGCGGTAGACGATGCAATAAAAAAAGGCATTGATTTAGATGGGACTCCAATTCCTTCAAAAATGCTTGAACTTTATAGCAGAATTATGAATGCGGAAAATCAAAGAGAAAGAAGCGGAGTCAAAAAATCTATGCGAAATAGATGCGTCAAAACAGGTTCTAAGCATTTTGATAAAGAAACATTAAATCAATTATTAATTGATTCTGGTTGGGAAGGATTAAAAGAAAAAGAAATTTTATTTTTCTACAATTAA
- the arfB gene encoding alternative ribosome rescue aminoacyl-tRNA hydrolase ArfB, translating to MDLIITPKLVIPSRELKWLFSRSSGPGGQKVNKTNTKVEIIFNIEESIILNDYQKMVIKKNLKTKLINNCIRLTVQDQRNQLVNRQIAIVRISSLIRNSLKNSSKVRKLTKPSYAVQKRRIDAKKKRGELKKNRQRKY from the coding sequence ATGGATTTAATTATTACACCTAAATTAGTAATTCCTTCAAGGGAATTAAAATGGCTTTTCTCAAGATCCTCTGGGCCGGGAGGTCAAAAAGTAAATAAAACTAATACTAAAGTAGAGATAATTTTTAATATCGAAGAATCAATAATATTAAATGATTATCAGAAGATGGTTATAAAGAAAAATCTGAAAACCAAATTAATAAATAATTGTATACGTCTAACCGTTCAGGATCAAAGAAATCAATTAGTAAATCGTCAGATAGCAATAGTAAGGATTAGCTCTCTTATTAGAAATTCATTAAAAAACTCATCCAAAGTAAGAAAATTAACTAAACCATCTTATGCTGTACAAAAAAGAAGAATCGATGCAAAAAAAAAACGAGGAGAATTAAAGAAAAATAGACAAAGAAAATATTAA
- a CDS encoding DUF1651 domain-containing protein encodes MKKENDFWLIDSNSVGVIRFYKKNKNKKDLIEYMFIEEGIVMGIHGENPPLMKTTKEIKIEEARMFWESLINQGWQKTNPQW; translated from the coding sequence ATGAAAAAAGAAAATGATTTTTGGTTAATAGATTCTAACTCTGTAGGAGTTATTCGTTTTTATAAGAAAAATAAAAATAAAAAGGATTTGATCGAATATATGTTTATTGAGGAGGGTATTGTAATGGGTATTCATGGAGAAAATCCACCATTAATGAAAACGACAAAAGAAATAAAGATTGAGGAAGCAAGAATGTTTTGGGAAAGTTTAATAAATCAAGGATGGCAAAAAACTAATCCTCAATGGTGA
- a CDS encoding CPBP family intramembrane glutamic endopeptidase, whose product MPCLYLLGWLLANPLLFTGVGEDKISLIGTIITFLLFITAMPKWFEIRWGLNDTWMLLGINKIDKKPERFIYFLRGLLYAFILLSLILIPIISNEWGNWLGRLSPEILLNSLVLIIGIGFAEELIFRGWLLEELKNQYGFKKACIIQSLVFSMAHTGFDMPFWQMISILFGLFLLGILLSIIRIKDDNSLWGCAGMHGGLVGIWFLMNNGLVEISLDAPNWLIGPGYINTNPLGGFYGISLLIITLFYNFFKYKKKISKFITISQE is encoded by the coding sequence ATGCCTTGCCTTTATTTATTAGGTTGGCTATTAGCAAATCCTTTATTGTTTACAGGTGTAGGGGAAGATAAGATATCCCTAATAGGAACCATTATTACGTTCTTATTATTTATTACAGCAATGCCTAAATGGTTTGAAATACGTTGGGGATTAAATGATACGTGGATGCTTCTAGGCATTAATAAAATTGATAAAAAGCCAGAAAGATTTATATATTTTCTCAGAGGTTTATTATACGCATTTATTTTGTTATCCCTAATATTAATTCCAATTATTAGTAATGAATGGGGAAATTGGTTAGGTAGATTATCACCTGAAATATTATTGAATTCTTTAGTTTTAATAATTGGGATTGGCTTTGCGGAAGAGCTAATATTTCGAGGTTGGCTTTTAGAAGAACTAAAAAATCAATACGGATTTAAAAAGGCCTGTATTATTCAATCATTAGTATTTAGTATGGCTCATACAGGCTTCGATATGCCTTTTTGGCAAATGATCAGTATCCTTTTTGGACTATTTTTACTTGGCATTTTATTATCAATAATAAGAATCAAAGATGATAATTCCTTGTGGGGTTGCGCCGGAATGCATGGAGGTCTTGTAGGAATATGGTTTCTCATGAATAATGGTTTAGTGGAAATATCATTAGATGCTCCTAATTGGTTAATAGGTCCGGGTTATATAAATACAAACCCCTTAGGAGGTTTTTATGGAATCTCATTGTTAATAATTACATTATTTTATAATTTTTTTAAATATAAGAAAAAGATTTCTAAATTTATAACAATTTCGCAAGAGTAA
- a CDS encoding alpha-1,2-fucosyltransferase produces the protein MIFSRMVGGLGNQLFQTAACLKYRKPREKVIISFLGDIHIPKRINCLNSIFEKPTWLYYDNSKDLNILKKFVAKTSASLRFGSFMPLISVNDRNFNSRDYDFNEKKLLFLDGYFNQKWTYSNLKNYFSQLKLRPIELNNEYLKIRDNDVVIHLRGSDFLKISDLNICKLDYYKKSIKYAISKGHRSFKLISEDQQYGKEFLKEIKKCFIDLKISMLNSDTIKNDFNLIRSSKFAILSNSTFSWWASFLSITKKEFIVPENFSLKEKRVILPNETILNRNT, from the coding sequence ATGATTTTTTCAAGAATGGTGGGTGGACTAGGCAATCAACTATTCCAAACCGCTGCATGTTTAAAGTATAGAAAACCAAGAGAAAAAGTCATTATTTCTTTTTTAGGTGATATTCATATTCCTAAAAGAATTAATTGTTTAAATTCTATTTTCGAGAAACCTACTTGGCTTTATTATGATAATTCAAAGGATCTAAATATTTTAAAAAAATTTGTCGCTAAAACATCAGCGTCTTTAAGATTTGGGAGTTTCATGCCATTAATAAGTGTTAATGATAGAAATTTCAATTCAAGGGATTATGATTTTAATGAAAAAAAACTTTTGTTCTTAGATGGATATTTTAATCAAAAATGGACTTACTCCAATCTTAAAAATTACTTTAGTCAATTAAAATTAAGACCGATTGAATTAAATAATGAATATCTTAAGATTCGCGATAATGATGTAGTTATTCATTTAAGAGGAAGTGATTTTCTCAAAATATCAGATTTAAATATTTGTAAATTAGATTACTATAAAAAATCAATAAAATATGCAATCTCAAAGGGACATAGATCCTTCAAATTAATTTCGGAAGATCAACAATATGGAAAAGAATTTTTAAAGGAAATAAAAAAATGCTTTATTGATTTAAAGATCTCAATGTTAAACTCAGATACAATTAAAAATGATTTTAATCTCATAAGATCTTCAAAATTTGCGATTTTAAGTAATAGCACTTTTTCATGGTGGGCATCTTTTCTATCAATTACAAAGAAAGAATTTATAGTACCAGAAAATTTCTCATTAAAAGAAAAAAGAGTAATCCTTCCAAATGAAACCATACTCAATCGAAATACTTAA
- a CDS encoding glycosyltransferase family 2 protein codes for MKKELDPIEENELLFNIIVPIFNAEKYIEKCLNSIINQSYKRFQVQVVDDCSGDSSYEIASSICKNNKNLKIVRNPRRIGALNNISNLLNNNIKEPSKTVDLIIDGDDYLYSGDVFNILKEKYMETNCLITYGSHISSKGVQGKKYPRLIREFNLFRKYFWYASHLKTFRHDLWLALNPKDLINKKGEYFSVASDLAIMFPMLEMAGNRQEFISEILYVYNDNNPISDHKIRRKDQILSAKEIRRKRIYNKRTFS; via the coding sequence TTGAAAAAAGAGCTTGATCCCATAGAAGAAAATGAACTTTTATTTAATATCATAGTGCCAATATTTAATGCAGAAAAATATATTGAAAAATGCCTTAACTCTATAATAAATCAGTCATATAAAAGATTTCAAGTACAAGTGGTTGATGATTGTTCCGGGGATTCTTCTTATGAAATTGCATCCTCGATATGTAAAAATAATAAGAATTTAAAAATCGTAAGGAATCCTAGAAGAATTGGAGCATTGAATAATATATCTAATCTGTTAAATAATAATATAAAAGAACCTAGCAAAACAGTAGATTTGATAATTGATGGCGATGATTATTTATATAGCGGTGATGTCTTTAATATCCTTAAAGAAAAGTATATGGAAACAAATTGCTTAATTACTTATGGTAGCCATATATCTTCCAAAGGCGTACAAGGGAAAAAATATCCTAGATTAATTCGAGAATTTAATTTATTCAGAAAATACTTCTGGTACGCTTCGCATTTAAAAACATTTAGACATGATTTATGGTTGGCTCTTAATCCTAAAGACTTAATTAATAAGAAAGGGGAATATTTTTCAGTAGCCTCTGATTTGGCAATAATGTTTCCAATGCTAGAGATGGCAGGCAATCGACAGGAGTTTATAAGTGAAATTTTATATGTTTATAATGATAATAATCCGATAAGTGATCATAAAATCAGAAGAAAAGATCAAATACTATCAGCAAAAGAGATAAGGCGAAAAAGAATATACAATAAGAGAACTTTTTCTTAA
- a CDS encoding DUF1330 domain-containing protein: MDKKGAKGYWISTAKIINQELFDEYVNQVGPWLKNVGGEVFAKDKEPIGKERTEDSNLAVICEFPSMRAAVQAYESKEYAELSKLRKKATENSTFTIMEGLDEAAKLRRAMGK; the protein is encoded by the coding sequence ATGGATAAGAAAGGAGCAAAAGGTTATTGGATATCAACGGCAAAAATAATTAATCAAGAATTATTTGATGAATATGTTAATCAGGTTGGTCCATGGCTAAAAAATGTTGGTGGAGAAGTATTTGCTAAAGATAAAGAGCCAATTGGAAAGGAACGAACGGAAGATTCTAATTTAGCCGTTATTTGTGAATTTCCCTCTATGAGGGCAGCGGTTCAAGCCTACGAATCTAAAGAATATGCAGAACTTTCAAAGCTAAGAAAAAAAGCAACTGAAAACTCTACATTTACCATAATGGAGGGTTTGGATGAAGCTGCAAAGTTAAGAAGAGCCATGGGAAAATAA
- the pip gene encoding prolyl aminopeptidase: protein MKEKKLFPIIEPREKGFLQVSRIHSIYWERSGNQNGKKILVIHGGPGGGSQPRYRRYFNPEKFDIIQFDQRGCGASRPFSELRENTTKDLVDDIEKLRLNLNIDSWHLFGGSWGSTLALIYAIKHPSRVKSMTLRGIFLCRKFELSWFYQYGASEIFPEEFEKYISVIPKDERSDLVSSFYKYLTSPNIELRSKAAAAWTTWELSTSHLIKRDIDVGKSKTNSFSDAFARIECHYFINHIFLEEDFIMKNIKTIESIPTKIIQGRYDVVCPVRSAWDLNKKLKNSELIIIDEAGHSMSEKGITLKLLELVEKL from the coding sequence ATGAAAGAAAAAAAATTATTCCCCATAATAGAACCAAGAGAAAAGGGTTTTTTGCAAGTAAGTAGAATTCATTCTATCTATTGGGAAAGATCAGGAAATCAAAATGGTAAAAAGATACTAGTAATTCATGGCGGTCCTGGTGGAGGAAGTCAGCCAAGATATAGAAGATATTTTAATCCTGAGAAATTTGATATTATTCAATTTGATCAAAGAGGTTGCGGTGCCTCAAGACCTTTTTCAGAATTAAGAGAAAATACAACAAAAGATCTAGTAGATGATATTGAAAAATTAAGATTAAATCTTAATATAGATTCTTGGCATTTGTTTGGAGGATCATGGGGATCTACGTTAGCTTTGATTTATGCAATAAAACATCCATCTAGGGTCAAAAGTATGACCTTAAGAGGAATATTTTTATGTAGAAAATTTGAACTCTCATGGTTCTACCAATATGGTGCAAGTGAAATTTTCCCAGAAGAGTTTGAAAAATATATCTCAGTTATTCCTAAAGATGAAAGGTCTGATTTGGTATCTTCTTTTTATAAATATTTAACATCTCCTAATATCGAACTTAGATCAAAAGCTGCGGCTGCGTGGACAACTTGGGAACTTTCTACAAGTCATCTTATTAAGAGAGATATTGATGTTGGTAAAAGTAAAACTAATTCCTTTTCAGATGCTTTCGCAAGAATAGAATGTCATTATTTCATAAACCATATCTTCTTAGAGGAGGATTTTATTATGAAAAATATAAAGACTATAGAATCTATTCCAACTAAAATCATTCAAGGAAGATATGACGTGGTCTGTCCTGTGAGAAGTGCTTGGGATCTAAATAAAAAATTAAAAAATTCAGAATTAATAATCATTGATGAAGCTGGTCATTCTATGAGTGAAAAGGGAATCACATTGAAATTATTAGAATTAGTTGAAAAGTTATAA
- a CDS encoding FAD-binding domain-containing protein: MKNINILWFKKDLRINDNEALIESLKDRDIIPIFIIEKEIWSQKTYSDRQWQFCKESLLDLRISLANIGQPLIIRTGKVIEIFDQISNNFEIKAIYSHQETGDYLTYKRDQEVRKWASMKKIIWKEYLQFSVFRGKLDRNNWSTKWKKNMERKLFTEPSKINPIEIDPGEIPPDNFFCFKDDFCKGRLKGGREIGLKRMEYFFSNKLSYYSKDISSPEKSFDSCSRLSPYISWGCISIKEIIHKANSITNPNSKMLKSRLTWHCHFIQKLESEPELEFKEFHPYFQKIRKKDSHLLKLWSEGKTGFPFLDACMRSLNFHGWLNFRMRAMLMSFASYNLWIPWQESGSELASKFLDYEPGIHWNQCQMQAGTTSINVNRIYNPIKQGKDHDPKGNFIKKWVPEIQNYPENFVHEPWLMEKFNSKEYENSEYIKPIINLSETTKNARKRIQEITQREGYWDISKGIYMKHGSRRKALNKRKNYPKKSNLRKKRELQNQLNLDLLI, translated from the coding sequence ATGAAAAATATTAATATTTTATGGTTTAAAAAAGACTTAAGAATAAACGATAATGAGGCTCTTATCGAATCTCTAAAGGATAGAGACATTATACCTATATTCATAATTGAAAAAGAAATATGGAGTCAAAAAACTTATTCAGATAGACAATGGCAATTTTGCAAGGAAAGTCTTTTAGACTTAAGAATTTCACTTGCAAATATTGGTCAACCTTTAATAATTAGAACGGGTAAAGTAATTGAGATTTTTGATCAAATATCTAATAATTTTGAAATTAAAGCTATTTATAGCCATCAAGAAACTGGAGACTATTTGACATATAAAAGAGATCAAGAAGTTAGAAAATGGGCCTCTATGAAAAAAATTATTTGGAAAGAATATTTACAATTTTCAGTATTTAGAGGAAAGCTAGATAGAAATAATTGGTCAACAAAATGGAAAAAAAATATGGAGAGAAAACTATTTACTGAACCTTCAAAAATTAATCCTATAGAAATTGATCCTGGAGAAATCCCACCAGATAATTTCTTTTGCTTCAAAGATGATTTCTGCAAAGGGAGATTAAAGGGTGGAAGAGAAATTGGTCTAAAGAGAATGGAATATTTTTTCAGTAATAAATTAAGTTATTACTCAAAAGATATTTCAAGCCCAGAGAAATCATTCGATAGCTGTTCAAGATTATCTCCCTATATAAGTTGGGGATGTATTTCTATAAAAGAGATTATTCATAAAGCAAATTCAATAACAAATCCCAATTCTAAAATGTTAAAAAGCAGATTAACTTGGCATTGTCACTTTATACAAAAACTTGAGAGTGAACCAGAATTAGAGTTTAAAGAATTTCATCCTTATTTCCAAAAAATCAGAAAAAAAGATAGTCATTTACTCAAATTATGGAGTGAAGGTAAAACCGGTTTTCCTTTTTTAGATGCTTGTATGAGATCTTTAAATTTTCATGGATGGCTTAATTTCAGAATGCGTGCAATGCTAATGTCTTTTGCAAGTTATAATTTATGGATACCTTGGCAAGAATCCGGTTCTGAATTGGCAAGCAAATTTCTCGATTATGAGCCAGGAATTCACTGGAATCAGTGTCAAATGCAAGCAGGTACAACATCTATAAATGTAAATAGAATATATAATCCTATTAAGCAGGGGAAAGATCATGATCCCAAAGGAAATTTTATTAAGAAATGGGTTCCTGAGATACAAAATTATCCTGAAAATTTCGTCCATGAACCTTGGTTGATGGAAAAATTTAATTCCAAAGAATATGAAAACTCTGAATACATTAAACCAATAATTAACCTCTCAGAAACAACTAAAAATGCACGAAAAAGAATTCAAGAAATAACCCAAAGAGAAGGTTACTGGGATATTTCAAAAGGAATTTATATGAAACATGGCTCAAGAAGAAAAGCTCTAAATAAGAGAAAAAATTATCCTAAAAAGAGTAATTTGAGAAAAAAAAGAGAACTTCAAAATCAATTAAATCTTGATTTACTAATTTAA
- a CDS encoding DUF2834 domain-containing protein yields MWTKIRLGIYGATCLAGLLWPFYFIIQFISLVRNGNIQGSVIDIGTAFFDDAWITPTSGFISADTVILLIAIFIFYVAEGKRLKLKLWGIYFPLTFLISLAFSFGAFMFMREIELNKKD; encoded by the coding sequence ATGTGGACAAAAATTAGACTTGGCATTTATGGAGCCACTTGTCTGGCAGGATTACTTTGGCCATTTTATTTTATTATTCAATTCATTAGCTTAGTGAGAAATGGTAATATTCAGGGTTCTGTAATAGATATAGGAACTGCATTTTTTGATGATGCATGGATAACTCCCACCTCAGGGTTTATATCAGCTGACACAGTTATACTACTCATTGCTATATTTATATTTTATGTTGCAGAGGGGAAAAGACTAAAATTGAAATTATGGGGAATTTATTTTCCCCTAACTTTTTTAATCTCACTTGCTTTTTCATTTGGTGCTTTTATGTTTATGCGTGAAATAGAACTTAATAAGAAGGATTAG
- a CDS encoding TenA family protein, with protein sequence MLVTKRLWESNLNLALSSLQTNFVQGIKNGNLPKNIFQEYLAQDYFFLESFARAYGLAISKSRDKNSIKALSQLLVGVSEELILHETYSKKWDINLNNNHIKPATQNYTDFLEEVSKKKSAVEIMFAMTPCMRLYSWIGKSLSSKVLNNPYKEWIITYSDENFDNLAKSLENLIDSAKEEYDTNQANYLYKRAMELELEFFNAYSNY encoded by the coding sequence ATGTTAGTAACGAAGAGATTATGGGAAAGTAATTTAAATCTTGCTTTATCAAGTTTGCAAACAAATTTTGTGCAAGGTATCAAAAATGGAAACTTGCCAAAAAATATATTTCAAGAATATTTGGCGCAAGATTATTTCTTCTTAGAAAGTTTTGCAAGGGCATATGGTTTAGCTATTTCTAAATCTAGAGATAAAAATTCAATTAAGGCTTTGAGTCAACTTTTAGTTGGAGTATCAGAGGAATTGATTCTTCATGAGACCTATTCAAAAAAATGGGATATTAATCTAAATAATAATCATATAAAACCAGCTACTCAAAATTATACGGACTTCTTAGAAGAAGTTTCTAAGAAAAAAAGTGCTGTTGAGATAATGTTCGCGATGACTCCCTGTATGCGTTTATATTCTTGGATAGGCAAATCTTTGTCAAGTAAAGTTTTAAATAATCCATACAAAGAATGGATAATTACTTACTCTGATGAAAACTTTGATAATCTTGCAAAATCTTTAGAAAATCTTATTGACTCTGCAAAGGAAGAATACGATACTAATCAAGCGAATTATTTATATAAGAGAGCAATGGAATTGGAATTAGAATTTTTTAATGCTTATTCCAACTACTAA